A genomic stretch from Candidatus Omnitrophota bacterium includes:
- a CDS encoding four helix bundle protein, with protein sequence MTQTQNPKPYDLGERTKKFAIRVRNYIKDLPRSIADIEDGVQLIRASGSVGANYIEAEESLSKKDFIMRIKISRKEAKESRYWLELTEPKDGQIQERDALIQEATELTKIFGSIVEKSK encoded by the coding sequence ATGACCCAAACTCAAAACCCAAAACCATATGACTTAGGAGAGAGGACAAAGAAATTTGCAATAAGAGTCAGGAATTATATAAAAGATTTACCGAGAAGTATCGCCGATATTGAAGATGGAGTTCAGCTTATTAGGGCCTCAGGTTCTGTTGGAGCCAATTATATTGAAGCCGAAGAATCCCTTAGCAAGAAAGATTTCATAATGAGAATAAAAATATCAAGGAAAGAAGCAAAAGAAAGCAGGTATTGGCTTGAGTTAACCGAGCCAAAGGACGGTCAAATTCAGGAAAGGGATGCCTTGATCCAGGAGGCAACTGAGTTAACAAAGATTTTCGGCTCCATAGTTGAGAAATCCAAGTAA
- a CDS encoding NAD(P)/FAD-dependent oxidoreductase, whose protein sequence is MSNKYDVIIIGAGIGGLTAAAILAKNGKKVLVLEKNHVAGGYAVNFRRGDFNFDASLHLMNGCSEGGLSYNVLKKCGALNRVNFLRSQYLYRSIYPDLDFRLPQFDSSGQIGALANYFPSERKGIEKLFKEMAKLYSDIRKFVYSDLPLNIESSFLPFKYRTLFKYHNKPYKNLLDRFIKDERLKVIIGQFWPYYGLPFDKLSSVYFVFPSYDFFRNGGYYLKGGVQSITDALLHSTKEYGGVVLLNSKITKIVLENKNAKKVITDKGEEFSASFFISNVDARMTFLELIGEQYLPVKFISKIRQMEPSISIAQVYLGLNRDLRELGFSDYEIFYNPHYDINKQFAACSGEFDIKDALFCLTLYSNIDPDAAPQGKFSMGITFFSYYDSWAKLTKEQYLQEKIRVSRELIKASEKIIPNLSSYIEKVEVATPVTMERYTGNYKGAVYGWSQVVSQSGMNRLDNRTPIRNLYLASAWTRMGGGVSMVLYAGEQAAEAILNKNKIKKSKGKT, encoded by the coding sequence ATGAGCAATAAATACGATGTCATCATAATCGGCGCAGGGATAGGCGGCTTAACCGCAGCCGCCATCTTGGCAAAAAACGGTAAAAAGGTGCTGGTCCTGGAGAAAAACCATGTCGCCGGCGGCTATGCCGTGAATTTCCGGCGGGGAGATTTTAATTTTGACGCCTCGCTGCATTTGATGAATGGTTGTAGTGAAGGAGGGCTTTCTTATAATGTCCTTAAAAAATGCGGGGCACTAAATAGAGTTAATTTTCTAAGGTCGCAATATTTATACCGTTCCATATATCCTGATCTTGATTTCCGATTACCTCAATTTGATTCTTCCGGACAGATAGGTGCTTTAGCAAACTATTTTCCTTCAGAACGGAAAGGTATTGAGAAATTATTTAAGGAAATGGCTAAATTATATTCCGATATAAGAAAGTTTGTGTATTCTGATCTACCCTTGAACATAGAGTCTTCCTTTCTCCCATTTAAATATCGTACATTATTTAAATATCACAATAAACCATACAAGAATTTATTAGACAGGTTTATAAAAGATGAGAGGTTAAAAGTTATAATTGGGCAGTTTTGGCCATATTATGGCCTGCCATTTGATAAATTGTCCTCTGTTTATTTTGTCTTTCCTTCCTATGATTTCTTTCGCAATGGCGGTTATTATTTAAAGGGAGGCGTACAGAGCATTACAGATGCCCTTTTACATAGCACCAAGGAATATGGAGGGGTGGTATTACTAAATTCTAAAATTACTAAGATAGTTCTAGAAAATAAGAACGCAAAAAAGGTTATAACCGATAAAGGCGAAGAATTTTCCGCCAGTTTTTTTATCTCAAATGTTGACGCGCGTATGACTTTTCTTGAATTGATTGGCGAACAATATCTGCCGGTAAAATTTATTAGTAAGATTCGGCAGATGGAGCCGTCAATCTCTATCGCTCAGGTATATTTAGGATTAAACAGAGATTTGAGAGAATTGGGATTTTCAGATTATGAGATTTTTTATAATCCGCATTATGATATTAATAAGCAATTCGCTGCATGTTCCGGAGAGTTTGACATAAAAGATGCATTGTTCTGTTTGACGTTATATTCTAATATCGATCCCGACGCGGCCCCGCAAGGAAAATTCAGCATGGGGATTACTTTCTTTTCTTATTATGACTCTTGGGCTAAATTAACAAAAGAGCAGTACTTGCAGGAGAAAATAAGGGTTTCGCGGGAATTGATCAAGGCCAGCGAAAAGATCATACCGAATCTATCTTCTTATATTGAGAAAGTTGAGGTAGCCACGCCCGTAACGATGGAAAGGTATACCGGAAATTATAAAGGAGCAGTTTACGGGTGGAGCCAGGTTGTATCTCAGAGCGGTATGAACCGGCTAGACAACAGAACCCCCATAAGGAACCTATATTTGGCAAGCGCCTGGACGCGTATGGGCGGTGGCGTATCCATGGTTTTATACGCAGGAGAACAGGCGGCAGAGGCAATTTTAAATAAAAACAAGATAAAAAAAAGTAAGGGTAAGACATGA
- a CDS encoding response regulator, whose translation MSKNILVIDDDELIVKSLRKLLSSQGHNATVVKSGKEAIEEVKKVDFHLIISDIRMPDIDGIETIRRIRDYLKEAGKKPVPEILITGYADESKYKEALDLKVADYIFKPFDITELIDKVKRNLGND comes from the coding sequence ATGAGCAAGAACATCTTAGTCATTGATGATGATGAGCTGATAGTTAAAAGTTTGCGTAAATTACTCAGCAGCCAGGGCCACAACGCGACAGTGGTAAAGAGCGGAAAAGAGGCGATAGAGGAGGTCAAAAAAGTGGACTTCCATCTTATCATTTCCGATATCAGGATGCCCGATATAGACGGGATAGAGACGATCAGGCGGATCCGGGATTATTTGAAGGAGGCAGGCAAGAAACCCGTGCCCGAAATACTGATCACCGGTTACGCCGATGAGAGCAAATATAAAGAGGCGCTGGATTTGAAGGTCGCGGATTATATATTTAAGCCCTTTGATATAACCGAGCTGATCGATAAGGTCAAAAGGAACCTGGGCAATGATTAA
- the fabG gene encoding 3-oxoacyl-[acyl-carrier-protein] reductase, protein MIKGRTAIISGGTRGIGRAIALELAKGGANVSFNYLQSVDTAVELEKEIASLGVKAKAYRVDIRDLEAVKQWVKDTKEYFGALDIVINNAGITNDKALALMAKDDWHKVIDTNLNGVFNLTNAAIITLVKQKSGDIVNVASVTGISGMPRQTNYAAAKAGMIGFTRALAREVAAYNIRVNAVAPGFIETDMTKELKEKYREEMLKKIPLGRFGRPEEVAKLVSFLLSDKAGFITGQVIIIDGGMIMR, encoded by the coding sequence ATGATTAAAGGCAGGACAGCCATTATAAGCGGAGGCACGCGCGGCATAGGCAGGGCTATCGCTCTGGAGTTGGCCAAAGGCGGCGCCAATGTATCGTTCAATTACCTGCAAAGCGTGGATACCGCCGTTGAGCTTGAAAAAGAGATCGCGTCTTTGGGCGTAAAGGCAAAGGCATACCGGGTGGACATCAGGGATCTTGAAGCGGTGAAGCAGTGGGTCAAGGATACAAAGGAATATTTCGGCGCGCTGGATATCGTCATTAACAACGCCGGCATCACCAACGACAAGGCGCTGGCGCTTATGGCTAAGGATGACTGGCACAAGGTGATAGACACCAATTTAAACGGGGTGTTTAACCTTACGAATGCCGCGATAATTACGTTGGTAAAACAGAAAAGCGGCGATATTGTCAATGTTGCTTCGGTGACAGGCATATCCGGCATGCCTCGCCAGACCAATTATGCAGCCGCGAAGGCAGGGATGATCGGATTTACCAGGGCGCTGGCGCGGGAAGTTGCTGCCTACAACATAAGGGTAAACGCGGTCGCGCCCGGGTTCATTGAAACTGATATGACGAAGGAGTTGAAGGAGAAATACAGAGAAGAGATGCTGAAGAAGATCCCTCTGGGCAGGTTTGGCAGGCCGGAGGAAGTGGCAAAACTGGTGAGTTTTCTGCTTAGCGATAAGGCGGGATTCATTACAGGACAGGTCATAATCATTGACGGCGGAATGATAATGCGATGA
- a CDS encoding acyl carrier protein, protein MDELVNQITQLVSEIIEIPANEIEPDKDFADMEVDSMKSLEIVAAIERKLKIVVPEDQIPKARTLNKIIEMARQLKG, encoded by the coding sequence ATGGACGAATTGGTAAACCAGATAACACAATTAGTATCGGAGATCATTGAGATCCCGGCAAATGAGATTGAGCCCGATAAGGACTTTGCCGATATGGAAGTTGATTCAATGAAGTCGCTTGAGATTGTGGCGGCAATCGAAAGGAAGCTCAAGATAGTCGTGCCTGAAGACCAGATACCAAAGGCAAGGACGCTGAATAAAATAATTGAGATGGCAAGGCAGTTAAAGGGGTAA
- a CDS encoding ATP-binding protein: MDIRIAFSRIAVYAMILALVVGMPIGFLLMNLFALAGLTVGVFCFILSFITLVVGKTKLHRLLMLFNIAVTFWGVGSFIAGVATRESIGILGWKIAHFGGFFIGTFFYHLVCVLCKVSRRRVLQFAYTQAILFNILNLCTPYLINKTRVAFGIYYNEVTPLLLLGIICYVSLIVLSYFELTRFLGKSRGTQRTQALYIIFGFLCGFIGGTSTFLPEFGIDIFYPFGNFGIVLYACVVTYAILKFRLLNINIALTRAGIFVFVYTLVLGLPFALATWGSSTLITLFGGRWWIAPLGLMAALATSGPYIYLYIQHRAEERLLWEQNRYHNTLKQASRGMTRVRNLQRLLNLITHVLTKIVKIKRVAIYLLDEKNGCFVLKSQRGKDSAAYPREINASSPLTTLMSDMKEPFVYDELKQQVQDEFDTNVSGALEQMAMLEANMIVPTFLEDKFLGFLALGDKFSGKPYTPEDINVFSVLASQAALAIENAEFYQEAQEMQEQIAQAEKMATIGTMADGLSHQINNRFHALALISGNTLDTLKIFEKEKGVQGKEMRELFDELEYAFGRVQANVLQGGEIVKGLLKYSKKGEEGFKAVSLSEIIENTLEMVQYKVKLADFELVKDYPEKDHKIYGNLVQLQEVFFNLIDNGYDAIKERKETLKEEGYKGRIRISARPEGKSLEIVVEDNGMGVKEGNLKKMFTPFFTTKATANKGTGLGLYVIRRIISEMHKGSVEVESEHGKGTKFIIHLPLA, from the coding sequence ATGGATATCCGGATCGCCTTCTCGCGAATAGCCGTCTACGCTATGATCCTTGCTTTAGTTGTAGGTATGCCCATAGGATTCTTGTTAATGAATTTGTTTGCATTGGCTGGTTTAACGGTGGGAGTTTTCTGCTTTATTTTGTCTTTTATTACTTTGGTTGTCGGCAAAACTAAATTACATAGATTATTAATGCTGTTTAATATTGCTGTGACTTTCTGGGGTGTCGGCTCATTTATAGCGGGTGTAGCTACTAGAGAATCGATTGGAATATTAGGTTGGAAGATCGCTCATTTCGGCGGATTTTTTATAGGGACGTTCTTCTATCATCTGGTGTGCGTATTATGCAAGGTATCACGAAGGCGGGTATTACAATTCGCGTATACGCAAGCCATTTTATTCAATATATTAAATTTATGTACCCCTTATCTTATAAATAAGACTAGAGTTGCCTTTGGGATTTATTATAACGAAGTTACGCCGTTACTTTTGTTAGGAATTATTTGCTATGTGTCTTTAATTGTTTTGAGTTATTTTGAACTTACCAGATTCCTTGGAAAATCCAGGGGCACTCAGCGAACCCAAGCTCTTTATATAATATTTGGATTTTTATGCGGGTTTATCGGAGGCACTTCAACATTCCTGCCGGAATTCGGCATAGACATTTTTTATCCTTTTGGCAATTTTGGTATTGTTCTGTATGCCTGTGTTGTTACCTACGCGATCTTAAAATTCCGGCTTCTTAATATCAATATCGCCCTTACCCGCGCCGGCATATTCGTTTTTGTGTATACGCTGGTTTTAGGCCTTCCTTTTGCCCTTGCCACCTGGGGCAGTAGCACACTCATTACCTTATTTGGCGGCAGATGGTGGATAGCGCCTTTAGGGTTAATGGCTGCCTTAGCAACCTCAGGTCCGTATATTTACCTATATATTCAACATAGAGCAGAGGAGCGTCTGTTGTGGGAACAAAATAGGTATCACAATACCCTGAAACAGGCATCCAGAGGAATGACGCGCGTGCGCAACCTTCAGCGGCTGCTGAATCTCATTACTCATGTTCTTACCAAGATAGTAAAGATTAAACGCGTGGCGATCTATCTTTTAGACGAAAAAAATGGCTGCTTTGTCTTAAAATCGCAGAGAGGCAAGGACAGCGCTGCCTATCCGCGGGAAATCAACGCGTCAAGTCCATTGACCACGCTGATGTCCGACATGAAAGAACCGTTTGTATACGATGAGTTAAAACAGCAGGTCCAGGATGAATTTGATACGAATGTTTCCGGCGCGCTTGAACAAATGGCTATGCTTGAGGCGAATATGATAGTGCCGACTTTTCTGGAGGATAAGTTTTTGGGGTTTCTCGCGCTTGGCGATAAATTTTCCGGCAAGCCCTATACGCCTGAAGATATCAATGTGTTTTCTGTGCTCGCCAGCCAGGCGGCCCTGGCAATTGAGAACGCCGAATTCTACCAGGAGGCGCAGGAGATGCAGGAACAGATAGCGCAGGCAGAGAAAATGGCTACCATCGGCACTATGGCAGACGGGCTTTCCCATCAGATAAACAACCGTTTCCACGCTCTGGCCCTGATTTCCGGAAACACGCTGGATACATTAAAGATCTTTGAGAAAGAAAAAGGCGTTCAAGGCAAGGAGATGCGGGAATTATTTGATGAATTAGAATATGCCTTTGGCAGGGTCCAGGCAAATGTTCTTCAGGGAGGCGAAATAGTCAAGGGCCTGTTGAAATACAGTAAGAAAGGCGAAGAAGGATTTAAGGCTGTATCCCTGAGCGAGATCATTGAGAATACGCTGGAAATGGTGCAATACAAGGTCAAGCTGGCGGATTTTGAACTGGTCAAGGATTATCCCGAAAAAGACCATAAAATCTACGGTAATTTAGTCCAGCTGCAGGAAGTGTTCTTCAATTTGATTGATAACGGCTACGACGCGATCAAGGAACGCAAGGAAACGTTAAAGGAAGAGGGATACAAGGGCAGGATAAGGATTTCCGCGCGGCCGGAGGGCAAGTCCCTGGAGATCGTCGTGGAGGATAACGGCATGGGCGTAAAAGAGGGGAATTTGAAGAAGATGTTCACGCCGTTTTTCACTACCAAGGCCACCGCGAACAAGGGGACAGGCCTGGGGCTTTACGTTATCAGGCGCATAATCTCCGAAATGCATAAAGGTTCGGTTGAGGTTGAGTCAGAACATGGCAAAGGCACCAAGTTTATTATCCATTTACCGCTAGCGTAG
- a CDS encoding beta-ketoacyl-[acyl-carrier-protein] synthase family protein, producing the protein MKKIVITGIGVVAPNAIGKDEFWQALRAGRSGVKPITSFETGFFKTKLAGEISGFEAEKFLGAKGIRNMDRSTRFLCAAVKMALDDSGLVINEENTHDMGVVTATTLSSIWNVAEFGKEIAQEGAQFVNPAMFPGTTINAPSSQVSIRYNIKGFNTTVSTGYTAGLDALKYALDFIRLGRAKAVLVCGVDGLSFQSFVGFYKIGFLAGIKGIEASCPFDKRRNGIILGEGAGVVIVEDEEHARARNARIYARALAAATLFDAYRSGKYHPRAEGLKRTMTGVIKDAGLRPRDIGYICASANSVLQHDRLETEAIKEIFGDSAGDVAVSSIKSMIGEPVSASGILQVAASVGAISEGFLPPTINYEERDPECDLDYVPNKCRERKVGAVLINNFAPGGNNASCLIGKY; encoded by the coding sequence ATGAAGAAGATAGTGATCACGGGGATCGGGGTTGTCGCGCCGAACGCGATCGGCAAAGATGAATTCTGGCAGGCATTAAGAGCCGGCCGTTCAGGCGTCAAGCCGATAACCTCTTTTGAAACGGGGTTCTTTAAGACCAAGCTCGCCGGCGAGATCAGCGGTTTTGAGGCGGAGAAGTTCCTGGGCGCGAAGGGTATCAGGAATATGGACAGGAGCACCAGGTTTCTTTGCGCGGCGGTAAAGATGGCGCTGGATGATTCGGGGCTTGTGATCAACGAAGAGAATACCCATGACATGGGTGTGGTAACGGCAACCACGTTATCTTCAATATGGAATGTTGCCGAATTCGGCAAGGAGATCGCGCAGGAGGGCGCCCAGTTCGTAAATCCCGCTATGTTCCCGGGCACGACGATCAACGCCCCTTCCAGCCAGGTATCCATCCGTTACAATATCAAGGGGTTCAACACTACCGTCTCCACCGGTTACACGGCAGGGCTGGACGCGTTGAAATACGCGCTTGATTTCATACGCCTTGGCCGCGCCAAGGCTGTATTGGTCTGTGGGGTTGATGGCTTGTCATTTCAGAGTTTTGTGGGATTTTACAAGATCGGCTTTCTGGCAGGCATTAAAGGCATTGAGGCCTCGTGTCCGTTTGACAAAAGGAGGAACGGCATAATCCTGGGAGAGGGGGCAGGCGTAGTGATAGTTGAGGATGAGGAACATGCCAGGGCGAGGAACGCCCGTATCTACGCGCGGGCGCTTGCCGCCGCGACGCTCTTTGACGCCTACCGCAGCGGAAAGTATCATCCTCGCGCTGAAGGCCTGAAAAGGACTATGACAGGCGTTATCAAGGACGCGGGCCTGCGGCCGCGGGACATCGGCTATATCTGCGCGTCGGCAAATTCCGTGCTCCAGCACGACCGCCTGGAGACCGAGGCTATCAAGGAGATCTTCGGAGACAGTGCCGGGGATGTGGCAGTGAGCTCCATCAAGTCAATGATAGGCGAGCCGGTAAGCGCCTCCGGCATCCTGCAGGTCGCGGCTTCGGTGGGAGCGATATCAGAGGGTTTTCTGCCGCCCACGATCAATTACGAAGAAAGGGACCCCGAGTGCGATCTGGATTATGTGCCTAATAAATGCAGAGAGCGGAAAGTAGGCGCCGTGCTTATAAATAACTTCGCCCCCGGCGGGAATAACGCGTCGTGTTTGATCGGTAAATACTAA
- a CDS encoding beta-ketoacyl synthase N-terminal-like domain-containing protein, which translates to MKDKRVVITGLGPLSAIGAGRDNVWHSVLNRDTGLTQEEFSLDGTLIDKYFAHKIKDFNIGNFNIDKQVLADIRQWKDGREPQDLFYLIAAAKLALDDSHTEIDGNRIGLVLAHENPGLDEFYTDVVDEFYKLKQENKLGFFKGINEGFAKRGHDLQTFVFLYYAAKALGIHGYSLFVNNACASGLYALEAGAGIIKSGKCDSVIVAAADRPSIFKQSWFRRLGMYARDGLIKPFAKNRDGFVLGDGGAGIVLEDLKSAKKRGARIYAEYAGGAFHMEGWKISVPDMTSDSYKGVIEGAIKNARVNKKKVDLIVPHGVATPVTDAYEAKAITAVFGKNPKRPLITAFKPYVGHNLGSTALLETAILLLSLENNLVPPVLNCGIPDPKLNITPVREFTRINLRTVVKTACGFAGFNAAVVFRKI; encoded by the coding sequence ATGAAGGATAAACGAGTTGTCATAACTGGTTTAGGGCCGTTATCGGCGATAGGCGCGGGCAGGGATAATGTCTGGCATTCTGTGTTGAACAGGGACACAGGCCTTACGCAGGAAGAGTTCTCTCTGGACGGCACATTGATCGATAAATATTTTGCGCATAAGATCAAGGATTTTAATATCGGCAATTTCAATATTGATAAGCAGGTCTTAGCGGATATCCGGCAGTGGAAAGACGGGAGAGAGCCGCAGGATTTGTTTTACCTTATAGCAGCGGCGAAGCTTGCCCTGGATGACAGCCATACAGAGATTGACGGAAACAGGATCGGCTTGGTCCTCGCGCATGAGAATCCCGGCCTGGATGAATTCTATACTGATGTAGTAGATGAGTTTTATAAATTAAAGCAGGAGAATAAGCTTGGGTTTTTCAAAGGTATCAACGAAGGGTTCGCCAAAAGAGGGCACGATCTACAGACATTTGTATTCTTATATTACGCGGCAAAGGCGCTGGGTATTCACGGCTACTCTTTATTTGTAAACAATGCCTGCGCTTCAGGCCTGTACGCGCTTGAGGCAGGGGCAGGCATCATAAAGAGCGGTAAATGCGACTCCGTGATCGTGGCGGCGGCTGACAGGCCGAGCATTTTTAAGCAATCCTGGTTCAGGCGCCTGGGTATGTACGCGCGGGACGGATTGATAAAGCCGTTCGCCAAAAACAGGGACGGGTTTGTCTTAGGCGACGGCGGAGCAGGCATCGTATTGGAGGATTTAAAGAGCGCTAAAAAGAGGGGAGCGCGTATATACGCGGAGTATGCCGGCGGCGCCTTCCATATGGAGGGCTGGAAGATTTCCGTGCCGGATATGACCAGCGATTCATATAAAGGCGTCATTGAAGGCGCCATAAAAAACGCGCGCGTCAATAAAAAGAAGGTGGATTTAATAGTGCCTCACGGAGTTGCCACGCCTGTTACCGACGCATACGAGGCAAAGGCGATCACCGCCGTGTTCGGCAAAAACCCCAAAAGGCCGCTTATCACGGCATTCAAACCCTATGTGGGCCACAATTTAGGCAGCACCGCTTTGTTGGAAACCGCGATCTTGCTTTTATCTTTAGAAAATAACCTGGTGCCTCCGGTATTAAATTGCGGCATACCGGATCCTAAGCTGAATATTACTCCCGTAAGGGAATTCACAAGAATCAATCTCAGGACTGTTGTAAAAACCGCCTGCGGCTTCGCCGGCTTCAACGCGGCGGTGGTATTCAGGAAAATATGA
- a CDS encoding beta-ketoacyl-[acyl-carrier-protein] synthase family protein, translated as MKSNRRIVVTGIGIVSSVGIGREEFWRSVISGKSGISEVTSLDTSILKCHNGGEVKNFNPKSFIPKRKVKFLGKASQLAIAASTLALEDARLAAADMPKKKTGVLVGTTTGEKPLEELIEVWAKGGLKELDRQKIMQASVNNISANVALQFKAQGENFLFPTACAAGNYAVGYGSDLIRSGALDYALAGGSDAFSHVAFAGFQRIYAMAPEKCQPFDKNRKGMILGEGSGIVLLENLDSALKRGADIYAEVLGYGLSCDAYHATAPEPQSIARAMEKALKESGIGYKDVDYISAHGTGTPLNDKVECQAIKQVLKERYKEVMVSSIKSMLGHPMGAASAIESAACCLAIKEGIVPPTINFETPDPECDIDCVPNKARKAAVRVALNNGFAFGGNNATVVFKKYEG; from the coding sequence ATGAAAAGCAATAGGCGCATAGTTGTAACCGGCATAGGCATAGTTTCTTCTGTGGGCATAGGAAGAGAGGAGTTCTGGAGGTCTGTCATCAGCGGTAAATCCGGCATAAGCGAAGTCACCTCCCTTGATACCAGCATCCTCAAGTGCCATAATGGGGGAGAGGTAAAAAATTTTAATCCGAAATCTTTCATCCCCAAAAGAAAGGTCAAATTCCTGGGGAAGGCGTCGCAATTGGCGATCGCCGCGTCTACGCTGGCTTTGGAGGACGCGAGATTGGCCGCTGCTGATATGCCTAAGAAGAAAACAGGCGTATTGGTAGGCACTACCACCGGGGAGAAGCCATTGGAGGAATTGATAGAGGTATGGGCTAAAGGCGGCTTGAAGGAACTTGACCGGCAGAAGATAATGCAGGCGTCGGTGAACAACATTTCCGCCAACGTTGCTCTGCAGTTCAAGGCGCAGGGAGAGAATTTCCTCTTTCCCACTGCCTGCGCCGCGGGCAACTACGCCGTCGGCTACGGCTCTGATTTGATCAGGAGCGGGGCGCTTGATTACGCCCTGGCAGGCGGCTCTGACGCTTTCTCTCACGTGGCATTTGCCGGCTTCCAGCGCATTTACGCGATGGCGCCTGAGAAATGCCAGCCGTTTGACAAGAACAGAAAGGGTATGATACTGGGAGAGGGCTCCGGTATAGTCCTTCTTGAAAACCTTGATTCCGCCCTTAAAAGAGGCGCCGATATCTACGCGGAGGTCCTGGGATACGGCCTTTCCTGCGACGCCTATCACGCTACCGCCCCTGAGCCGCAAAGCATCGCCAGGGCGATGGAGAAGGCGCTCAAAGAATCCGGTATCGGTTATAAGGACGTGGATTACATCAGCGCGCACGGCACAGGCACGCCTTTGAACGATAAGGTGGAATGCCAGGCGATCAAACAGGTATTAAAAGAGCGATATAAAGAGGTAATGGTCAGTTCCATAAAATCAATGCTGGGCCATCCTATGGGCGCGGCGTCTGCCATTGAATCAGCTGCCTGCTGCCTTGCCATAAAAGAAGGTATTGTGCCTCCGACCATAAATTTTGAGACCCCTGATCCGGAATGTGATATTGACTGTGTTCCCAATAAGGCGAGGAAAGCCGCTGTGAGGGTGGCATTGAACAACGGCTTTGCCTTCGGCGGCAACAACGCGACAGTAGTGTTTAAAAAATATGAAGGATAA
- the fabZ gene encoding 3-hydroxyacyl-ACP dehydratase FabZ — MWDKEKVKSILPQREPFLFIDEVIEVEEGRRIVARRFLDPKEDFFRGHFPGKPIMPGVLIIEAMAQASIVLYYTKKPEIAQTNPDYYLAKVKAEFLSPVYPGDTLILEAVNVKIIDKGGVIETTARVGDRVVAKSTTSFAVKIKNNEKQ, encoded by the coding sequence ATGTGGGACAAGGAAAAGGTCAAAAGCATATTGCCGCAGCGAGAGCCGTTCCTCTTCATTGACGAGGTCATTGAGGTGGAAGAAGGCAGGCGCATCGTAGCCAGGAGATTCCTTGACCCAAAAGAGGATTTCTTCAGAGGGCATTTTCCGGGTAAACCGATAATGCCGGGCGTGCTGATCATTGAGGCGATGGCGCAGGCGTCAATAGTGCTTTATTACACAAAGAAGCCGGAGATCGCCCAAACGAATCCGGATTATTATCTGGCGAAGGTAAAAGCGGAATTTTTGTCTCCCGTATATCCCGGCGATACGTTAATATTGGAAGCGGTTAATGTAAAGATCATAGACAAAGGCGGGGTAATAGAAACAACGGCAAGGGTGGGGGATAGGGTAGTGGCTAAGAGCACCACATCGTTTGCCGTTAAAATAAAGAACAATGAAAAGCAATAG